In one Lachnospiraceae bacterium GAM79 genomic region, the following are encoded:
- a CDS encoding phospho-sugar mutase, with protein MSERNYMEVYEQWVNNPLFGQETKDELLSIKDDPKEIEERFYCDLVFGTAGLRGIIGAGTNRMNKYVVRKATQGLANYIIKQGKQDKGVAIAYDSRRMSPEFSMEAALCLAANGIKAYRFESLRPTPELSFAVRYLDCVAGINVTASHNPPEYNGYKVYWEDGAQITPPHDTGIMAEVKAITDFADTKTMEMIDAIKAGLLVTIGAEVDDAYMGELKKLVLHQDAIDKYGKDLKIVYTPLHGTGNIPARRILSDLGFENVYVVPEQELPDGNFPTVDYPNPEAKEAFTLALDLAKKVDADLVLATDPDADRLGVYAKDSKTGEYKVFTGNMSGSLLCEYEVSQMKARDGKLPEDGAIIKTIVTTNMVDAIAKYYNTDLIECFTGFKNIGREILRFEQEGKGTYLFGFEESYGCLIGTHARDKDAIVATMALCEAAAFYKGQGKTLWDVMMDMYEKYGYYVDDIKTVTLKGVEGSKKIGHIMNVLRDNTPAEIAGYKTKVVRDYRLETIKNLETGETVKTGMPNSNVLYYELENDAWLAVRPSGTEPKIKFYYGIKGSSYDEAQKMSAEAGDKIMDLIYDILEK; from the coding sequence ATTATATGGAAGTATATGAGCAGTGGGTCAACAATCCATTATTTGGTCAGGAGACCAAGGATGAACTTCTTTCAATCAAGGATGATCCAAAAGAGATAGAAGAAAGATTCTACTGTGATCTGGTATTTGGTACTGCAGGACTTCGTGGTATCATCGGTGCCGGAACAAACAGAATGAACAAGTACGTTGTCCGTAAAGCAACACAGGGTCTTGCAAATTATATCATCAAGCAGGGCAAACAGGATAAGGGTGTTGCTATTGCATATGATTCCAGAAGAATGTCACCGGAGTTTTCCATGGAAGCAGCATTATGTCTTGCAGCAAATGGAATCAAGGCATACAGATTCGAGTCTTTACGTCCGACACCGGAGCTGTCATTTGCAGTTCGCTATCTGGATTGTGTAGCAGGTATTAATGTAACAGCCAGTCATAACCCACCGGAGTACAATGGTTATAAAGTATACTGGGAAGACGGTGCGCAGATCACACCTCCACATGATACAGGAATCATGGCAGAGGTTAAGGCCATTACAGATTTTGCGGATACTAAGACAATGGAAATGATCGATGCGATCAAAGCAGGACTTCTGGTAACGATCGGTGCAGAAGTTGATGATGCATATATGGGCGAACTGAAGAAGCTGGTTCTTCATCAGGATGCTATTGATAAATATGGTAAGGATCTGAAGATCGTATATACACCACTTCATGGTACCGGAAATATTCCTGCAAGAAGAATTCTTTCTGATCTTGGATTTGAAAATGTATATGTTGTTCCGGAACAGGAACTTCCGGATGGTAACTTCCCAACAGTTGATTACCCAAATCCGGAAGCAAAGGAAGCATTTACCCTTGCTCTTGATCTTGCAAAGAAAGTAGATGCAGACCTCGTTCTTGCAACTGATCCGGATGCAGACAGACTGGGTGTATATGCAAAGGATTCCAAGACAGGTGAATATAAGGTATTTACCGGTAACATGTCAGGAAGTCTTCTGTGTGAATATGAAGTAAGTCAGATGAAAGCACGCGATGGCAAGCTGCCGGAGGATGGTGCGATCATTAAGACGATCGTTACAACAAACATGGTTGATGCGATCGCAAAATATTACAATACAGACCTGATCGAGTGCTTCACAGGTTTCAAGAACATCGGACGTGAGATCTTACGTTTCGAGCAGGAAGGAAAGGGAACTTACCTCTTTGGTTTCGAAGAGAGCTACGGCTGTCTGATCGGAACACATGCAAGAGATAAGGATGCCATCGTAGCAACAATGGCACTTTGCGAAGCTGCTGCATTCTATAAAGGACAGGGTAAGACTTTATGGGATGTTATGATGGATATGTATGAGAAATACGGCTACTATGTAGATGATATCAAGACAGTAACTTTGAAGGGTGTAGAAGGTTCAAAGAAGATCGGACATATCATGAATGTGCTTCGTGACAATACACCGGCAGAGATCGCCGGATATAAGACAAAGGTTGTTCGTGACTACCGTCTGGAGACGATCAAGAACCTTGAGACCGGTGAAACTGTTAAGACCGGTATGCCGAACTCAAATGTTCTCTACTATGAATTAGAGAATGATGCATGGCTTGCAGTAAGACCATCCGGTACAGAGCCAAAGATCAAGTTCTACTATGGAATCAAGGGCAGCTCGTATGATGAGGCTCAGAAGATGTCCGCAGAAGCAGGCGACAAGATCATGGATCTGATCTATGATATTTTAGAGAAATAA
- a CDS encoding glycoside hydrolase family 5 protein yields MRKGKRLIAWIMAVVMLFTICVFGGNGTAEAAATTPVAKHGRLSVKGADLVDSKGNKFQLRGISTHGINWDVGSPYVNKKAFKTLRDDWGVNAIRLAMYTEEYNGYCSGGSQAKLRKLVDKGVGYATDLGMYAIIDWHILSDGNPNKNKSQAKKFFTTMAKKYKNNKNVIYEICNEPNGCSWKEIKSYATDIIKTIRKYDKKAVIIVGTPTWSQLGTDGTSNEVADSPIKGYKNIMYSLHFYASEWAHNEYLPAKVAYARKKKLPIIVSEFGLSPASGDGAINKASADKWMKLLNKYNISYFCWSLSNKNESASLLKPSTKKTSGWKSGDLSTAGKYIKKKYLARKKALGKKA; encoded by the coding sequence ATGAGAAAGGGAAAACGTCTGATTGCATGGATCATGGCAGTTGTTATGCTGTTTACAATCTGTGTATTTGGTGGAAATGGAACGGCGGAAGCGGCAGCTACAACACCGGTTGCAAAGCATGGAAGACTGTCTGTAAAGGGAGCAGACCTGGTCGACAGTAAGGGAAATAAATTCCAGCTTCGCGGTATCAGCACACATGGAATCAACTGGGATGTCGGATCGCCATATGTGAATAAGAAAGCATTCAAGACGCTTCGTGATGACTGGGGCGTGAATGCGATCCGGTTGGCAATGTATACCGAAGAATACAATGGCTATTGCAGTGGCGGCAGTCAGGCAAAGCTTCGGAAACTGGTGGATAAAGGTGTCGGGTATGCGACTGATCTTGGTATGTATGCGATCATCGACTGGCATATCTTAAGTGACGGAAACCCGAATAAGAACAAGTCACAGGCGAAGAAATTCTTTACCACGATGGCAAAGAAATATAAGAACAATAAAAATGTTATTTATGAGATCTGCAATGAGCCAAATGGCTGTAGCTGGAAAGAGATCAAATCCTATGCGACAGACATTATCAAAACGATCCGCAAATACGACAAGAAAGCAGTTATTATCGTGGGAACACCAACCTGGTCACAGCTTGGAACGGATGGAACGTCAAATGAAGTTGCAGACAGCCCGATCAAGGGATATAAGAATATCATGTACTCCCTGCATTTCTACGCAAGTGAGTGGGCGCACAATGAATATCTTCCGGCAAAGGTTGCTTATGCAAGAAAGAAGAAGCTTCCAATCATTGTATCTGAGTTTGGTTTATCACCGGCCAGTGGCGACGGAGCCATTAACAAGGCATCCGCAGACAAATGGATGAAGCTGCTTAACAAATATAACATCAGTTATTTCTGTTGGAGCCTCAGTAATAAGAACGAGTCGGCATCTTTGCTTAAGCCATCAACAAAGAAAACCTCCGGCTGGAAGTCAGGTGACTTATCCACAGCAGGAAAGTATATCAAGAAGAAATATCTTGCGAGAAAGAAAGCTCTTGGCAAGAAAGCATAG
- a CDS encoding cold-shock protein, with translation MNNGTVKWFNAEKGYGFISNNDGSGDVFVHFSAIQGEGYKTLVEGQQVTFDTEEDPKGGSRTRATNVVIVK, from the coding sequence ATGAACAACGGTACAGTAAAATGGTTTAACGCAGAAAAAGGTTATGGATTTATCTCAAACAATGACGGAAGCGGAGATGTATTCGTTCATTTCTCAGCTATCCAGGGTGAAGGATATAAGACACTTGTTGAAGGTCAGCAGGTTACATTCGACACAGAGGAAGATCCTAAGGGTGGTTCAAGAACAAGAGCTACTAACGTTGTAATCGTTAAATAA